Proteins from a single region of Streptococcus oralis:
- a CDS encoding PolC-type DNA polymerase III, with protein MSSKFEILMNQLGISDQLRQDTALVDARIERVVVHKISKIWEFHFVFSNILPIEIFLELKKGLSEEFSKTGNRAVFEIKALSQEFSNELLQAYYREAFSEGPCASQGFKSLYQNLNVRAEGNQLIIEGSEAIDKEHFKKNHLPNLAKQLEKFGFPALVCQIEKNDALTQEQEEAFHTENEQIVQAANEEALRAMEQLEQMVPPPVEEKPVFDFQAKKAAAKPKLDKAEVTQMIDVTTEENRLVFEGVVFDVEHKVTRTGRVLINFKMTDYTSSFSMQKWVKNEEEAQKFDIIKKNSWLRVRGNVEMNNFTRDLTMNVQDVQEVVHCERKDLMPEGERRVEFHAHTNMSTMDALPEVEEIVATAAKWGHKAVAITDHGNVQSFPHGYKAAKKAGIQLIYGMEANIVEDRVPIVYNEVEMDLSEATYVVFDVETTGLSAIYNDLIQVAASKMYKGNVIAEFDEFINPGHPLSAFTTELTGITDDHVKNAKPLEQVLQEFQEFCKDTVLVAHNATFDVGFMNANYERHGLPKISQPVIDTLEFARNLYPEYKRHGLGPLTKRFGVALEHHHMANYDAEATGRLLFIFIKEVAEKHGVTDLARLNIDLISPDSYKKARIKHATIYVKNQVGLKNIFKLVSLSNTKYFEGVPRIPRTVLDAHREGLILGSACSEGEVFDAVVSQGVDAAVEVAKYYDFIEVMPPAIYAPLIAKEQVKDMEELQTIIKSLIEVGDRLGKPVLATGNVHYIEPEEEIYREIIVRSLGQGAMINRTIGHGEHAQPAPLPKAHFRTTNEMLDEFAFLGEELARKLVIENTNALADIFEPVEVVKGDLYTPFIDKAEETVAELTYKKAFEIYGNPLPDIVDLRIEKELTSILGNGFAVIYLASQMLVQRSNERGYLVGSRGSVGSSFVATMIGITEVNPLSPHYVCGQCQYSEFITDGSYGSGFDMPNKDCPNCGHKLSKNGQDIPFETFLGFDGDKVPDIDLNFSGEDQPSAHLDVRDIFGEEYAFRAGTVGTVAAKTAYGFVKGYERDYGKFYRDAEVERLAQGAAGVKRTTGQHPGGIVVIPNYMDVYDFTPVQYPADDVTAEWQTTHFNFHDIDENVLKLDVLGHDDPTMIRKLQDLSGIDPNEIPMDDEGVMALFSGTDVLGVTPEQIGTPTGMLGIPEFGTNFVRGMVDETHPTTFAELLQLSGLSHGTDVWLGNAQDLIKQGIADLSTVIGCRDDIMVYLMHAGLEPKMAFTIMERVRKGLWLKISEEERNGYIEAMKANKVPEWYIESCGKIKYMFPKAHAAAYVMMALRVAYFKVHHPIYYYCAYFSIRAKAFDIKTMGAGLDAIKRRMEEIAEKRKNNEASNVEIDLYTTLEIVNEMWERGFKFGKLDLYRSDATEFIIDGDTLIPPFVAMDGLGENVAKQLVRAREEGEFLSKTELRKRGGLSSTLVEKMDEMGILGNMPEDNQLSLFDDLF; from the coding sequence ATGTCAAGTAAGTTTGAAATTTTGATGAATCAACTAGGAATCTCGGATCAATTGAGACAGGATACTGCTCTTGTTGATGCAAGAATTGAGCGTGTTGTGGTTCATAAAATTAGTAAGATTTGGGAATTTCATTTTGTATTTTCTAATATTTTACCGATTGAAATCTTTTTGGAGTTAAAGAAAGGGCTTAGTGAAGAATTTTCTAAGACAGGGAACCGAGCTGTTTTCGAAATCAAGGCTCTTTCTCAAGAATTCTCTAATGAACTCTTGCAGGCCTACTATAGAGAGGCTTTTTCTGAAGGTCCATGTGCAAGTCAGGGGTTTAAATCTCTTTACCAGAATTTAAACGTTCGTGCGGAGGGAAATCAACTCATTATTGAAGGTTCAGAGGCGATTGATAAGGAACACTTTAAGAAGAATCATCTTCCTAATTTGGCAAAGCAACTCGAAAAGTTTGGTTTTCCAGCTCTTGTATGCCAAATAGAAAAGAATGATGCTCTTACACAAGAGCAGGAGGAAGCCTTCCATACAGAGAATGAACAGATTGTTCAGGCTGCCAACGAAGAAGCATTGCGGGCTATGGAGCAACTGGAACAAATGGTCCCTCCTCCAGTAGAAGAGAAGCCAGTCTTTGATTTTCAGGCTAAAAAGGCTGCAGCCAAGCCAAAACTAGATAAGGCAGAAGTTACCCAGATGATCGATGTGACGACTGAGGAGAATCGTTTGGTCTTTGAAGGGGTCGTTTTTGATGTGGAGCATAAGGTGACCAGAACTGGTCGCGTTTTGATCAACTTTAAAATGACAGACTACACTTCAAGTTTTTCAATGCAAAAATGGGTTAAGAATGAAGAAGAAGCTCAGAAGTTTGACATCATTAAGAAGAATTCTTGGCTCCGAGTTCGTGGAAATGTGGAGATGAATAATTTCACACGAGATTTGACCATGAACGTCCAGGATGTGCAGGAAGTTGTTCACTGTGAGCGGAAGGATTTGATGCCAGAAGGTGAGCGTCGGGTTGAGTTTCATGCTCATACCAATATGTCTACCATGGATGCTTTACCAGAGGTTGAAGAAATCGTTGCGACAGCTGCTAAGTGGGGACACAAGGCGGTTGCCATCACAGACCATGGGAATGTTCAGTCCTTCCCACATGGCTATAAGGCAGCCAAGAAAGCTGGAATTCAGCTAATCTATGGAATGGAAGCCAATATTGTGGAAGACCGTGTCCCTATCGTCTATAACGAAGTGGAGATGGACTTGTCAGAAGCGACCTATGTGGTTTTTGACGTGGAAACGACGGGGCTTTCAGCCATCTATAATGATTTGATTCAGGTTGCGGCCTCTAAGATGTACAAGGGAAATGTTATTGCCGAATTTGATGAATTTATCAATCCTGGGCATCCCTTGTCAGCCTTTACTACTGAGTTGACTGGTATTACAGATGATCATGTCAAAAATGCTAAACCACTGGAACAAGTTTTGCAAGAATTCCAAGAATTTTGCAAGGATACAGTCTTAGTTGCTCACAATGCCACCTTTGACGTTGGCTTTATGAATGCCAACTATGAGCGTCATGGTCTGCCTAAGATTAGCCAGCCAGTTATCGATACGCTGGAGTTTGCTAGAAATCTCTATCCTGAGTATAAACGTCATGGTTTGGGACCTTTGACTAAGCGTTTTGGTGTAGCACTTGAACATCACCACATGGCCAACTACGATGCGGAAGCGACTGGTCGTCTGCTTTTCATCTTTATCAAAGAGGTAGCAGAAAAACATGGTGTGACCGATCTAGCTAGACTAAACATTGATCTAATCAGTCCAGATTCTTATAAAAAAGCTCGGATCAAGCATGCGACCATCTATGTCAAGAATCAAGTAGGTCTAAAAAACATCTTTAAGCTGGTTTCTTTGTCCAATACCAAGTACTTTGAAGGAGTACCACGGATACCGAGAACAGTTCTAGATGCCCATCGAGAAGGATTGATTTTAGGGTCAGCTTGCTCTGAGGGTGAAGTTTTTGATGCGGTCGTTTCCCAAGGTGTGGATGCGGCGGTTGAGGTGGCTAAGTATTATGACTTTATCGAGGTCATGCCACCGGCTATCTATGCTCCCTTGATTGCTAAAGAGCAGGTCAAGGATATGGAGGAACTCCAGACTATTATCAAGAGTTTGATAGAGGTTGGGGACCGTCTTGGCAAGCCTGTTCTAGCTACGGGAAATGTCCACTATATCGAACCGGAAGAAGAGATTTACCGTGAAATTATTGTCCGTAGTTTGGGCCAAGGGGCTATGATTAACCGAACCATCGGTCATGGTGAACATGCCCAACCAGCACCGCTACCGAAGGCTCATTTTAGAACGACTAATGAGATGTTGGATGAGTTTGCTTTCTTGGGAGAGGAACTGGCACGCAAATTGGTTATTGAAAATACCAATGCCTTAGCAGATATCTTTGAACCTGTTGAGGTTGTTAAGGGTGACTTGTACACACCTTTCATTGACAAGGCGGAAGAAACGGTCGCCGAGCTGACCTACAAGAAAGCTTTTGAGATTTATGGAAATCCGCTGCCAGATATCGTTGATTTACGGATTGAAAAAGAATTAACTTCCATTCTGGGGAATGGATTTGCCGTGATTTATCTGGCATCGCAGATGCTGGTGCAACGTTCCAATGAACGGGGCTACTTGGTTGGTTCTCGTGGGTCTGTTGGGTCCAGTTTTGTTGCGACTATGATTGGGATTACGGAGGTTAATCCTCTCTCTCCACACTACGTCTGTGGTCAGTGTCAGTACAGCGAATTTATCACGGATGGTTCTTACGGTTCAGGGTTTGATATGCCTAATAAGGACTGTCCAAACTGTGGTCATAAACTTAGCAAAAATGGACAGGATATTCCGTTTGAGACCTTCCTTGGTTTTGATGGAGACAAGGTTCCCGATATTGACTTGAACTTCTCGGGAGAAGACCAGCCTAGTGCTCACTTGGATGTACGTGATATCTTTGGTGAGGAATATGCCTTTCGTGCAGGAACGGTTGGTACGGTGGCTGCCAAGACTGCCTATGGCTTTGTCAAGGGCTACGAGAGAGACTATGGCAAGTTTTATCGTGATGCAGAGGTGGAACGCCTCGCTCAAGGTGCTGCTGGTGTTAAGCGGACGACAGGACAACACCCGGGGGGAATCGTTGTTATTCCGAACTACATGGACGTCTACGATTTTACGCCTGTCCAGTATCCAGCAGATGACGTGACGGCTGAATGGCAGACAACTCACTTTAACTTCCATGATATCGATGAGAACGTCCTCAAGCTTGATGTACTGGGGCATGATGATCCGACTATGATTCGGAAATTGCAGGATTTGTCTGGGATTGATCCTAATGAAATCCCTATGGATGATGAAGGTGTCATGGCCCTCTTTTCTGGGACGGATGTGCTTGGGGTGACTCCTGAACAGATCGGAACGCCGACGGGTATGCTGGGGATTCCAGAATTTGGAACCAACTTTGTACGTGGGATGGTAGACGAGACGCATCCGACGACTTTTGCAGAGTTGCTTCAGCTCTCAGGTCTATCCCACGGTACCGATGTGTGGTTGGGAAATGCCCAGGATTTGATCAAGCAAGGGATTGCGGACCTATCAACCGTTATCGGTTGTCGGGACGACATCATGGTTTACCTCATGCATGCGGGTCTCGAACCTAAGATGGCCTTTACCATCATGGAACGGGTGCGTAAAGGTTTGTGGCTGAAGATTTCCGAAGAGGAGCGAAATGGCTACATCGAGGCTATGAAGGCTAATAAGGTACCAGAGTGGTATATCGAATCCTGTGGAAAAATCAAGTATATGTTCCCTAAGGCCCATGCGGCAGCCTACGTTATGATGGCCTTGCGTGTAGCCTACTTCAAGGTTCACCATCCGATTTATTATTACTGTGCTTACTTCTCTATCCGTGCCAAGGCTTTTGATATCAAGACCATGGGTGCGGGCTTGGATGCTATCAAGCGCAGAATGGAAGAAATCGCTGAAAAACGGAAGAATAATGAAGCCTCTAATGTGGAAATTGACCTCTATACAACTCTTGAGATTGTCAATGAAATGTGGGAACGTGGCTTTAAGTTTGGCAAGTTGGACCTCTATCGTAGTGATGCGACTGAATTCATCATTGATGGAGATACCCTCATCCCACCATTTGTAGCAATGGATGGTCTGGGAGAGAACGTTGCTAAGCAGTTGGTGCGTGCGCGTGAAGAGGGTGAGTTCCTCTCTAAGACAGAACTGCGCAAGCGTGGTGGACTTTCATCAACCTTGGTTGAAAAGATGGATGAAATGGGGATTCTTGGTAATATGCCAGAGGATAACCAGTTGAGTTTGTTTGATGATTTATTTTAA